In a genomic window of Roseiflexus castenholzii DSM 13941:
- a CDS encoding TadE/TadG family type IV pilus assembly protein, whose protein sequence is MPRRSTGQSLVEMALIAPILFALLFAIVDLGYYIWGYSTLFSAARAGAEVASQLPPYESRLALRGAGDPRWLEDPCVQRILEVTNDSTGFFPVDANQVTILYPNTLDPNPRRLGGTIEVRIDYVIEPLTPLVSFINTMLGDNGTMRIKVTAQRTIESLGNNPNFANGIACTEPQP, encoded by the coding sequence ATGCCCAGGCGATCCACAGGTCAATCGCTGGTTGAGATGGCGTTGATCGCACCGATCCTGTTCGCGCTGCTGTTTGCGATCGTCGATCTCGGCTACTACATCTGGGGCTATTCGACGCTCTTCAGCGCCGCGCGCGCGGGGGCGGAAGTCGCGTCGCAACTGCCGCCCTACGAGTCGCGGCTGGCGTTGCGCGGCGCGGGCGATCCGCGCTGGCTGGAAGACCCTTGCGTGCAACGCATCCTGGAGGTCACCAACGACTCGACCGGCTTCTTTCCGGTCGATGCCAATCAGGTGACGATCCTGTATCCGAACACGCTCGACCCCAACCCGCGACGCCTTGGGGGAACCATCGAGGTGCGGATCGACTATGTGATCGAGCCGCTGACGCCGCTCGTCAGTTTTATCAACACGATGCTGGGAGACAACGGCACGATGCGCATCAAAGTGACGGCACAGCGCACCATCGAAAGTTTGGGCAATAATCCTAATTTCGCTAATGGCATTGCCTGTACGGAACCGCAACCGTAG
- the pyk gene encoding pyruvate kinase: protein MRRTKIVATIGPVSSSPEMIERLLTAGMDVARLNFSHGTHEEHAQRIQVLRDIAARKERPLALLQDLQGPKIRTGPLVDRKPVMLRAGDRFTITTRNVPGTASLVSTTYAALPRDVHPGDRILISDGLIEAQVVRVSGSEVETEIVVGGELRENQGINLPGVEVSAPALTDKDRSDLRFGLAHGVDYVALSFVRRASDLLEIKAQITAAGASTPVIAKIEKPEALREFEAILEAADGIMVARGDLGVEMPPEQVPIVQKQLIEAANMAGKPVITATQMLDSMIRNPRPTRAEASDVANAIIDGTDAVMLSGETATGAYPVEAVRMMARIADVTEASGRRGDHSHESIWRFHEQPTVAAAISAAVHAIVQTLPVTSIVAFTMSGNTARLIARQRPKTPIFAFTPSEVVCRRLNLIWGVTPILSPYVDRLDDLENAVRSTLLGLGYARPGDQIAITGGHPIAARGTTNFVKVTRL from the coding sequence ATGCGCCGCACAAAAATTGTCGCAACGATCGGACCGGTCAGCAGCAGCCCTGAGATGATCGAGCGATTGCTGACCGCCGGGATGGATGTCGCGCGTCTCAACTTTTCCCACGGAACCCATGAAGAGCATGCTCAACGGATTCAGGTCTTGCGCGACATTGCAGCGCGCAAGGAGCGCCCCCTGGCGTTGCTCCAGGACCTGCAAGGACCAAAGATTCGCACCGGACCGCTGGTTGACCGCAAGCCGGTGATGCTGCGCGCCGGTGACCGGTTCACAATCACAACGCGGAACGTACCGGGCACAGCGAGTCTGGTCAGCACCACCTACGCCGCCCTGCCGCGCGATGTGCATCCCGGCGATCGGATTCTGATCTCCGACGGACTGATCGAAGCGCAGGTCGTGCGCGTTTCGGGCAGTGAGGTTGAGACCGAAATCGTGGTCGGCGGCGAACTGCGCGAAAACCAGGGCATCAACCTGCCCGGGGTCGAAGTCAGCGCACCGGCATTAACCGACAAAGACCGCAGCGACCTGCGGTTTGGTCTGGCGCATGGCGTCGATTACGTTGCGTTGTCATTCGTGCGCCGCGCGTCGGATCTGCTCGAAATCAAGGCGCAGATTACGGCTGCGGGCGCGTCTACGCCGGTGATTGCAAAGATCGAAAAGCCGGAAGCGCTGCGTGAATTTGAAGCCATTCTGGAAGCGGCGGACGGAATTATGGTCGCGCGTGGCGATCTGGGGGTCGAAATGCCGCCGGAGCAGGTGCCGATTGTGCAGAAGCAACTGATCGAAGCGGCGAACATGGCGGGCAAGCCGGTCATTACCGCAACGCAAATGCTCGATTCGATGATCCGCAACCCGCGCCCGACGCGCGCCGAGGCGAGCGATGTTGCCAATGCGATTATCGATGGGACAGACGCCGTAATGCTGAGCGGCGAAACGGCGACCGGCGCCTACCCCGTCGAGGCGGTGCGCATGATGGCGCGCATCGCGGATGTCACGGAAGCCAGCGGACGGCGCGGTGACCATAGTCACGAGTCCATCTGGCGCTTCCACGAGCAGCCGACCGTCGCAGCCGCGATCAGTGCTGCGGTGCATGCGATTGTTCAGACCTTGCCGGTAACCTCAATTGTGGCATTCACTATGAGCGGCAATACTGCCCGTCTGATAGCGCGACAGCGACCAAAGACGCCGATCTTCGCGTTCACTCCCTCAGAAGTGGTTTGCCGACGTTTGAACCTGATCTGGGGCGTGACGCCTATTCTCAGCCCCTATGTGGATCGGCTCGATGATCTGGAGAATGCAGTACGCAGCACACTGCTGGGGCTGGGGTACGCGCGACCCGGTGATCAGATTGCGATAACCGGTGGGCACCCGATTGCTGCGCGCGGCACGACGAACTTTGTGAAGGTGACACGGTTGTGA
- the topA gene encoding type I DNA topoisomerase, translating into MQDYPIARLFLTASLPVAASAALCIAAAPCRAGIDRMGRDMGEKLVIVESPAKARTIQKYLGSGYRVEASMGHVRDLPKSNLGVDLEANFAPVYEISPGKEKIIAALRKSIRQADAVYLATDPDREGEAIAWHITEAAKIPRDKPVYRVVFTEITPGAVRSAMASPRDIDRRLVDAQQARRVLDRLVGYKLSPLLWEKVRRGLSAGRVQSVAVRLIVEREREIEAFVPQEYWTIEADLLKQNASDSQRDAFRAMLIERSGKKLEKFDIGASDQAQAIIADLEGAAYIVRKVTRRDKRRSPAPPFTTSTLQQEAGRKLGFSAKRTMAVAQQLYEGVDIGGDEGLVGLITYMRTDSVNVSREAQEEARRVIRERFGEAYLPAKPPVYKTKAKGAQEAHEAIRPTLSRRTPEQVQPYLTSDQYRLYDLIWKRFVASQMEAAVFDSTVVDIGAGRDIGGRGAGSDPYTFRATGSVLKFPGFLAVYNVSLDEGEEDEDSERRLPLLEEGEALNLLQLLPVQHFTEPPPRFTEASLVKELERLGIGRPSTYAPTISTIIEREYVELADKKLVPTTLGRVVTDLLVEHFPSIVDYGFTSEMEQQLDDIAEGEKEWAPVLRAFYRPFEQKLAEAQRSMRNVKREEILTDLTCPRCNQGQLAVKFGRNGEFLACNRYPECDFTSDFHRDSDGRIVLDAPASPETSDVLCDVCGRPMILKKSRFGPFLGCSGYPECKNTRRLDKQGKPAPLPKATGVTCPKCGQGELLERRGKFGRPFFGCNRYPKCDYLVNSLDEVAHYTPDANEASKPQAEEPTATDAKATPARKRVKTDANGAAAAGKRVKTDANGAVAGEPMKTKASANGKRAKTGTNGAAAAPPKKRGTER; encoded by the coding sequence TTGCAGGATTATCCGATTGCACGCTTATTTCTGACAGCGTCGTTACCTGTTGCAGCCAGCGCAGCGCTGTGCATCGCAGCAGCGCCATGCAGGGCGGGTATCGACCGGATGGGACGAGATATGGGTGAAAAACTGGTCATTGTTGAGTCGCCGGCGAAGGCGCGCACCATTCAGAAATACCTTGGGTCGGGGTATCGGGTCGAGGCGTCGATGGGGCATGTGCGCGATCTGCCGAAGAGCAACCTTGGCGTTGATCTCGAAGCCAACTTTGCGCCGGTGTACGAGATTTCGCCGGGCAAAGAGAAAATTATCGCGGCTCTGCGCAAATCAATCCGTCAGGCAGACGCTGTCTATCTGGCGACCGACCCGGACCGTGAGGGGGAAGCGATTGCCTGGCATATCACCGAGGCGGCGAAGATCCCACGTGATAAGCCGGTCTATCGGGTGGTCTTCACTGAAATCACGCCTGGCGCAGTGCGCAGCGCCATGGCGTCGCCGCGCGACATTGATCGGCGGTTGGTCGATGCGCAGCAGGCGCGGCGCGTGCTGGATCGCCTGGTCGGCTACAAACTGTCGCCGCTGTTGTGGGAGAAGGTGCGGCGGGGGTTGTCTGCGGGGCGGGTGCAATCGGTGGCAGTGCGCCTGATTGTCGAGCGCGAGCGCGAGATCGAGGCGTTCGTTCCGCAGGAGTACTGGACCATCGAAGCGGATCTGTTGAAACAGAACGCGAGTGATTCGCAGCGCGATGCCTTTCGCGCCATGCTGATCGAGCGCTCTGGAAAGAAACTCGAAAAGTTCGATATTGGCGCGAGCGATCAGGCGCAGGCGATTATTGCCGACCTGGAAGGCGCCGCCTACATTGTGCGCAAGGTGACGCGCCGTGATAAACGGCGCAGTCCGGCGCCGCCGTTTACGACCAGCACGTTGCAGCAGGAAGCCGGGCGCAAACTCGGTTTTTCCGCCAAGCGCACGATGGCGGTGGCACAGCAGTTGTACGAAGGGGTCGATATTGGCGGCGATGAGGGTCTGGTCGGTCTCATCACCTATATGCGCACCGATAGCGTCAATGTATCGCGTGAGGCGCAGGAAGAGGCGCGCAGGGTCATTCGTGAGCGATTTGGCGAGGCGTATCTGCCGGCAAAGCCGCCGGTCTACAAAACGAAAGCGAAAGGGGCGCAAGAGGCGCACGAAGCCATCCGCCCGACCCTCAGCCGCCGCACGCCGGAGCAGGTGCAACCATATCTGACGAGCGACCAGTATCGGCTGTACGATCTGATCTGGAAGCGGTTCGTCGCCAGCCAGATGGAAGCGGCGGTCTTCGATAGCACGGTGGTGGACATCGGCGCCGGTCGGGATATTGGTGGTCGCGGCGCGGGGAGCGACCCGTACACCTTCCGCGCGACCGGTTCGGTGCTGAAGTTCCCCGGTTTCCTGGCGGTTTACAACGTCAGCCTGGACGAAGGCGAGGAAGACGAGGATAGTGAGCGGCGGTTGCCGCTGCTGGAGGAAGGAGAGGCGCTCAATCTCTTGCAGTTGCTGCCGGTGCAACATTTTACCGAGCCACCGCCGCGCTTCACCGAAGCCAGCCTGGTCAAAGAACTGGAACGCCTGGGGATCGGGCGCCCCTCGACCTACGCGCCGACGATTTCGACCATCATTGAGCGCGAGTATGTAGAACTCGCCGACAAAAAACTCGTACCGACCACGCTTGGCAGAGTGGTGACCGATCTGCTGGTGGAACACTTCCCGAGCATTGTCGATTACGGCTTCACGTCCGAAATGGAGCAGCAACTCGACGATATTGCCGAGGGCGAAAAAGAGTGGGCGCCGGTGCTGCGCGCCTTCTACAGACCGTTCGAGCAAAAATTGGCTGAGGCGCAGCGCAGCATGCGCAATGTCAAGCGCGAAGAAATCCTGACCGATCTGACGTGCCCGCGCTGCAATCAGGGTCAATTGGCGGTCAAGTTTGGCAGGAATGGCGAATTTCTGGCGTGCAATCGCTACCCGGAGTGCGATTTCACCAGCGATTTCCATCGCGATAGCGATGGACGCATCGTGCTGGACGCGCCGGCGTCGCCGGAGACGAGCGATGTACTCTGCGATGTCTGCGGGCGACCGATGATACTCAAGAAGAGTCGTTTCGGTCCATTCCTGGGGTGCAGTGGATACCCGGAGTGCAAGAACACACGGCGTCTCGACAAACAGGGGAAACCGGCGCCGCTGCCGAAGGCGACCGGTGTGACCTGTCCGAAGTGCGGTCAGGGCGAATTGCTCGAACGGCGCGGCAAGTTTGGGCGACCATTCTTCGGATGCAACCGCTACCCGAAGTGTGACTACCTGGTCAATTCGCTGGATGAAGTCGCGCATTATACGCCTGACGCCAACGAAGCGTCGAAGCCGCAGGCGGAAGAACCGACGGCGACGGACGCAAAGGCGACTCCTGCCAGAAAACGGGTTAAGACCGATGCCAATGGCGCGGCGGCTGCCGGAAAACGGGTGAAAACCGATGCCAACGGCGCAGTTGCCGGGGAACCGATGAAAACGAAGGCGTCCGCCAATGGGAAACGGGCGAAAACCGGGACAAACGGCGCTGCAGCGGCGCCGCCAAAGAAACGGGGAACAGAGCGTTGA
- a CDS encoding glycosyltransferase family protein: protein MTIVILIFIVLTLILIGAIIAHALPVACRADDPLERYFEYALIGALLNGWLAFTLAQIGAFSALLHAAIIAVLCLIALRIGRRHAPNTPTTPADVWRRCIAWVRQCTALPLRERSTSLLLVVLLLVFALLVSRPFETIIGVRDAGVYANAGFIMARTGSLTFTDSVVAQIAADQQSSDPEIADAARQAETNFLGVQNPQRFIATRLRAAGFFIDQGDLARGRVVPQGFHLFPAWIGLIAAFFGLRAGLLAPAVTGLLGIWSVAMLTRRLAGPWVALVAALFLTLNAVQVWFSRYTTAETAAQFLVFAGLYAFAAAFGHSMANVQRTMLLALLAGLAFGQLALTRIEFFLVLGPVALYLLHAWLARRWTLPHTALLAGIGAMVLHAGLHIAFLARAYFFDTLFARLQDFALTAAFALPFLTPTLRQVYLLRPCSRLTMQPCPPIAGMPPTADAPLNWTRIGIEALVVVVVVAALVAIRRLNLIARVSPLLVRLNRPLRLVAAIAIIGIGGYAYLIRPQILSLPVITALPACLAPEQLTNPQGACLTLQGYVGAPIATPAYVDPLAAWFDRAIGAVRGRAAPPLDACIALRRSTLPPTADGRTIPEVLRDGLLDETDVPPEMLATLRACDRYVLRDLFGAAQANLVRLGWYLSPPGIALALIGLALLAYRANSTSWLFLVIAAVASVVFLRLTYGTSDQHYIYIMRRYVPHVYPAFAIGAAYAIARLSFNVQPSTFHIPRSTFSRLILTLVLVLFLVVTGRPIYRHTEYAGALDQIGAMAGQFDPGAIVLMRGGAPSFAQARDIPDLLATPLTFAFGIDAFALKSRDPGRYAPQLARYIRRWHDQGRPVYLAIGASGAIALPEWRLEPAGRLHVDLPEYEQPTDHKPSAVQRFTLDFALYRLLPDEPTPAEPPALTIAPDDYAYQVRGVYRAERIGDRLIAWTDGDAIFRLPAPMTEPLTISVTLAAGARPATLPGETCLSLAAEPGSSTDEATFTAPVCTVPGAEPLTITLSADPRNLPRSPTGHLLLRVQTPPFIPARDDPASHDPRRLGVQIVALAVRSAPIR, encoded by the coding sequence GTGACGATTGTCATTCTCATATTCATTGTTCTGACGCTCATCTTGATCGGCGCGATCATCGCTCACGCGCTGCCTGTCGCATGCCGCGCCGATGATCCGCTCGAGCGATATTTTGAGTATGCGCTGATCGGTGCGTTGCTCAACGGATGGCTGGCGTTCACCCTGGCGCAGATCGGCGCCTTCTCCGCGCTGCTGCACGCCGCTATCATTGCCGTTCTTTGCCTTATCGCTCTGCGGATCGGTCGCCGCCACGCGCCCAACACTCCGACCACGCCAGCAGATGTGTGGAGGCGGTGCATTGCCTGGGTCAGGCAGTGCACTGCACTGCCTCTACGGGAACGTTCAACATCCCTCCTCCTTGTGGTCCTCCTTCTCGTTTTCGCTCTCCTCGTTTCTCGCCCCTTCGAGACGATCATTGGCGTGCGCGATGCTGGCGTGTATGCCAACGCCGGGTTCATTATGGCGCGCACCGGTTCACTTACCTTCACCGATTCAGTGGTGGCGCAGATCGCCGCCGATCAGCAGTCGTCCGATCCTGAGATTGCCGATGCAGCGCGTCAGGCGGAAACCAACTTCCTAGGCGTGCAGAATCCGCAACGGTTTATCGCCACACGCCTGCGCGCTGCCGGCTTCTTCATCGACCAGGGAGACCTGGCGCGCGGGCGCGTCGTGCCGCAGGGGTTCCACCTCTTCCCGGCATGGATTGGACTGATCGCTGCGTTCTTCGGATTGCGCGCCGGATTACTCGCGCCCGCCGTCACCGGTCTGCTCGGCATCTGGAGCGTCGCCATGCTCACCCGTCGCCTCGCCGGTCCGTGGGTTGCGCTCGTGGCGGCGCTCTTCCTGACGCTCAATGCCGTGCAGGTCTGGTTCAGCCGCTATACGACCGCCGAAACCGCCGCGCAGTTCCTTGTCTTTGCCGGACTCTACGCCTTTGCCGCCGCATTTGGACATTCGATGGCAAACGTTCAACGCACCATGCTCCTCGCCCTCCTCGCGGGGCTGGCATTCGGGCAACTCGCGCTGACGCGCATCGAATTCTTCCTGGTTCTCGGTCCGGTGGCGCTCTACCTGCTGCACGCCTGGCTCGCGCGTCGCTGGACGCTGCCGCATACCGCGCTGCTGGCGGGCATCGGAGCGATGGTGCTGCACGCCGGGTTGCACATCGCATTCCTGGCGCGCGCCTATTTTTTCGATACGCTCTTCGCCCGCCTCCAGGATTTTGCCCTTACTGCGGCATTCGCCCTGCCATTCCTCACTCCAACGCTGCGTCAGGTTTACCTGTTGCGCCCCTGCTCGCGCCTGACGATGCAGCCCTGCCCGCCGATTGCCGGCATGCCGCCGACTGCCGATGCGCCGCTGAACTGGACCCGTATCGGCATCGAGGCGCTGGTCGTTGTCGTGGTTGTGGCCGCCCTGGTCGCAATCCGCCGCCTGAACCTGATCGCCCGCGTCTCGCCGCTGCTGGTGCGCCTGAACCGTCCGTTGCGTCTGGTTGCGGCAATTGCCATCATCGGGATCGGTGGATATGCGTACCTGATCCGTCCGCAGATTCTGTCGCTGCCGGTCATCACCGCGCTCCCCGCATGCCTTGCCCCTGAACAACTGACGAACCCGCAGGGGGCATGCCTGACGCTCCAGGGGTATGTCGGCGCGCCAATTGCGACGCCAGCCTATGTGGACCCGCTCGCCGCGTGGTTCGACCGCGCCATTGGCGCTGTGCGCGGGCGCGCCGCTCCGCCGCTGGACGCCTGTATCGCGCTGCGGCGCTCCACGTTGCCGCCAACTGCCGATGGACGCACCATACCGGAGGTTCTTCGAGACGGCTTGCTCGACGAAACCGACGTTCCGCCTGAGATGCTGGCAACCCTCCGCGCTTGCGACCGCTACGTGCTGCGCGATCTGTTCGGCGCAGCGCAGGCGAACCTGGTGCGCCTGGGATGGTATCTTTCGCCGCCGGGCATCGCGCTCGCGCTCATCGGACTGGCGCTCCTCGCCTATCGCGCCAACTCGACCTCCTGGTTGTTTCTGGTCATCGCCGCTGTTGCGTCGGTCGTGTTCCTGCGACTGACCTACGGAACCAGCGACCAGCACTACATCTATATTATGCGCCGCTACGTGCCGCACGTGTATCCCGCATTCGCCATCGGCGCCGCCTACGCCATCGCTCGCCTCTCGTTCAACGTTCAACCCTCAACGTTCCACATTCCACGTTCCACGTTTTCCCGTCTCATCCTCACTCTCGTCCTCGTTCTGTTTCTGGTCGTTACAGGCAGACCGATCTACCGTCACACTGAATACGCTGGCGCGCTCGATCAGATCGGCGCTATGGCAGGGCAGTTCGATCCCGGCGCAATTGTCCTCATGCGCGGCGGTGCGCCTTCCTTCGCACAGGCGCGCGACATCCCCGACCTGCTTGCCACACCGCTCACCTTCGCCTTCGGTATTGACGCATTTGCGCTAAAAAGCCGCGACCCCGGACGATACGCGCCGCAACTGGCGCGCTACATCCGCCGCTGGCACGACCAGGGACGACCGGTGTATCTGGCAATCGGCGCGAGTGGCGCAATTGCGCTACCAGAGTGGCGACTCGAACCGGCTGGACGTCTGCACGTCGACCTGCCAGAGTACGAACAGCCGACCGATCACAAGCCCTCCGCCGTTCAGCGCTTCACCCTCGATTTTGCGCTCTACCGCCTGTTGCCCGACGAACCGACGCCAGCGGAACCGCCAGCGCTCACCATCGCGCCCGACGACTACGCCTATCAGGTGCGCGGCGTTTACCGCGCCGAACGCATCGGCGACCGCCTGATCGCCTGGACCGATGGCGACGCGATCTTCCGCCTGCCGGCGCCGATGACTGAGCCGCTCACCATCAGCGTAACACTTGCTGCCGGCGCGCGCCCCGCAACGCTGCCCGGCGAAACCTGCCTGTCGCTCGCCGCCGAACCTGGCTCCTCGACCGATGAAGCGACGTTTACCGCGCCGGTCTGCACCGTCCCCGGCGCCGAACCTCTCACTATCACACTCAGCGCCGACCCGCGCAATCTGCCGCGCTCACCGACCGGACATCTCCTGTTGCGGGTGCAAACCCCACCCTTCATCCCCGCCCGCGACGATCCCGCCAGCCATGATCCGCGCCGACTTGGGGTTCAGATTGTCGCGTTAGCGGTGAGGAGCGCGCCCATTCGATAA
- a CDS encoding PA14 domain-containing protein, with protein sequence MARRFQPGQALVEFVIASTLILLLLAAAVDIGLLFFNMQGLTTAAQEGATYGSRYLVVQPNGTVDLDYTMIRARVRQEAGTTGGINFVNMYDLNSDAIPDAEDTNGDGVLDHFQYFLDQNGDGRAIGDPVTGLIPEGTQPAGYVRLIDQYILVQAIEDVFPFNGNPLGPEDANGNRADDLVADVDTTPCANLADPNRQCYVFVIVKSDYNTVFGFTPAFGDKVPLSSRFVMPLRAGFVSPGAPTNTPVVQTNTPTPTPTDTPTPTATNTPTRTPTNTASPTTTNTPTNTPTRTNTPTRTNTPTNTNTPTNTNTPTRTPTFTPTPTPCAGGTGNGLRGDYFIYTPGGSVGTTNFFPGAPVASRLENINMARSDTSPIAGVGNDYFSVRWTGQVEPLFSGEYTFYANTDDGVRVWVNGVQIINDWRTKNSETNGRITLTACQRVNITVEYFEWTGSQNAILSWQHANVPKQVIPIQRLYASGSPPATATRTLTPTRTDTPTPSRTPTRTLTPTITNTPTPSRTPTRTLTPTITNTPTNTPPATNTPTRTPTLTPSHTPTLTPSRTPTNTPTRTPTLTPSRTPDTGT encoded by the coding sequence ATGGCACGACGATTTCAACCTGGACAGGCGCTCGTCGAGTTCGTGATCGCCTCGACGCTCATCCTGCTGCTGCTGGCGGCTGCGGTCGATATCGGTCTGCTCTTCTTCAATATGCAGGGGCTGACCACCGCAGCGCAGGAAGGCGCCACCTACGGCAGCCGCTACCTGGTCGTTCAGCCGAACGGGACGGTTGACCTCGACTACACTATGATCCGCGCGCGCGTGCGCCAGGAAGCCGGCACAACCGGCGGCATCAACTTCGTCAACATGTACGACCTGAACAGCGATGCCATTCCCGACGCCGAAGATACCAACGGCGACGGCGTGCTCGATCATTTTCAGTACTTCCTCGATCAGAACGGTGATGGGCGCGCCATTGGCGACCCGGTCACCGGACTGATCCCCGAAGGAACGCAGCCTGCCGGGTATGTCCGGTTGATCGACCAGTACATCCTGGTGCAGGCGATTGAAGACGTCTTCCCCTTCAACGGCAATCCGCTGGGACCGGAGGACGCCAACGGCAATCGCGCCGACGACCTGGTTGCCGATGTCGATACCACGCCATGCGCAAATCTGGCGGATCCGAACCGGCAGTGTTATGTCTTCGTGATTGTGAAGTCCGACTACAACACGGTCTTTGGCTTCACGCCCGCATTCGGCGACAAAGTGCCGCTCAGTTCGCGCTTTGTGATGCCGCTGCGCGCTGGCTTTGTCTCGCCGGGCGCGCCGACGAACACGCCGGTGGTGCAGACCAATACGCCAACACCAACGCCAACCGATACGCCCACTCCAACTGCAACGAATACGCCGACGCGCACGCCAACCAATACGGCGTCGCCGACGACAACCAATACACCAACCAACACGCCGACGCGCACCAATACGCCGACGCGCACCAATACGCCGACGAACACCAATACGCCGACGAACACCAATACGCCGACGCGCACGCCAACGTTTACGCCCACACCGACGCCATGTGCTGGCGGCACGGGCAACGGTCTGCGCGGTGACTACTTCATCTACACGCCGGGCGGCAGCGTTGGCACGACCAACTTCTTCCCCGGCGCGCCGGTCGCCAGTCGCCTCGAGAATATCAATATGGCGCGGAGCGATACCTCGCCCATCGCCGGCGTCGGCAACGACTACTTCTCGGTGCGCTGGACGGGGCAGGTCGAGCCGTTGTTCAGCGGCGAGTACACCTTCTACGCTAACACCGACGATGGCGTGCGCGTGTGGGTGAATGGCGTGCAGATCATCAATGACTGGCGCACCAAGAATAGCGAAACCAACGGGAGGATCACTCTGACCGCCTGCCAGCGCGTGAACATTACGGTCGAGTACTTCGAGTGGACCGGTAGCCAGAACGCAATCCTCTCATGGCAGCACGCGAACGTGCCGAAGCAGGTCATCCCCATCCAACGGCTCTATGCGAGCGGCTCACCGCCGGCAACCGCGACGCGCACGCTGACGCCGACGCGCACCGATACGCCGACGCCGTCGCGCACGCCGACGCGCACGCTGACACCGACGATTACCAATACGCCGACGCCGTCGCGCACGCCGACGCGCACGCTGACACCGACGATTACCAATACGCCGACAAATACGCCGCCGGCGACGAACACGCCAACCCGCACGCCGACGCTCACACCGTCGCACACGCCGACGCTCACACCGTCGCGCACGCCGACGAATACGCCAACCCGCACGCCGACGCTCACACCGTCGCGCACGCCGGACACCGGAACGTAA
- a CDS encoding ComEA family DNA-binding protein has product MELFSELMQRKALVAAALLFALGAGILGQTALERLTPQGVQSGPNEPAADVSDDTFVEDSLDQDESVRPATPTRVACIVAYISGAVRAPDVYQLPVGARVKDLVLAAGGLSDDADIERINLAAPIADGQHVRVPWIGDGATMAATAPTESPASGESSGLIDLNRATAAELDALPGIGNVLANRIVEWREREGPFQSVDDLGKVEGIGPALLAKLKPLVTVAP; this is encoded by the coding sequence GTGGAGTTGTTCAGTGAATTGATGCAGCGCAAGGCGCTGGTTGCAGCGGCGTTGCTCTTCGCCTTGGGAGCGGGCATCCTCGGGCAAACGGCGTTGGAGCGTCTGACTCCGCAGGGAGTGCAATCAGGACCCAACGAACCGGCGGCGGACGTTAGCGACGATACGTTTGTTGAAGACAGTCTTGACCAGGATGAGTCGGTGCGTCCAGCAACGCCGACACGAGTTGCATGTATCGTCGCTTACATAAGCGGCGCGGTTCGTGCGCCGGATGTCTATCAGTTGCCGGTTGGAGCAAGGGTAAAAGACCTGGTGTTGGCGGCGGGCGGGTTGAGCGACGATGCCGACATCGAGCGGATCAACCTGGCAGCCCCGATTGCTGATGGTCAGCACGTGCGGGTGCCGTGGATCGGCGATGGAGCGACGATGGCAGCAACAGCGCCGACGGAGAGTCCAGCGAGTGGCGAGTCGAGCGGATTAATCGATCTGAACCGTGCCACGGCAGCAGAACTTGATGCACTACCGGGTATCGGTAATGTGCTGGCGAACCGGATCGTCGAATGGCGCGAACGTGAGGGACCGTTTCAATCTGTGGATGATCTTGGCAAAGTGGAAGGTATCGGTCCCGCATTGCTGGCAAAACTGAAGCCGCTCGTGACCGTTGCCCCATGA